The Kitasatospora paranensis genome has a window encoding:
- a CDS encoding gas vesicle protein GvpG: protein MGLVTQLLTLPLAPIRGTAWILQRVVEAAEDEYNDPRPVERALADLEQELLAGRIDEETFDRREDELLDRLEEIQARRRPGGP from the coding sequence ATGGGCCTCGTGACGCAGCTCCTCACCCTGCCGCTGGCACCGATCCGCGGCACCGCGTGGATCCTGCAACGCGTCGTGGAAGCGGCCGAGGACGAGTACAACGACCCGCGTCCCGTCGAACGCGCGCTCGCCGACCTGGAACAGGAGCTGCTGGCCGGTCGCATCGACGAGGAGACGTTCGACCGCCGCGAGGACGAACTGCTCGACCGGCTGGAGGAGATCCAGGCCCGCAGGCGACCGGGCGGCCCGTGA
- a CDS encoding gas vesicle structural protein GvpA has product MTVVPQSTAAGVARGGSTGSLYDILELILDRGLVIDVFVRVSLVGIEILKIDIRIVVASVDTYLRFAEACNRLDLEAGRKAPTQLTDIVGEVTEKGARGKSKGALSGAVEAVADTLHLGRDEDEEEPEPEPRRTRPARRPARRREE; this is encoded by the coding sequence ATGACCGTGGTGCCCCAGAGCACAGCAGCCGGGGTGGCCCGAGGCGGGAGTACCGGCAGTCTGTACGACATCCTCGAACTGATCCTGGACCGTGGCCTGGTCATCGACGTCTTCGTCCGGGTGTCCCTGGTCGGCATCGAGATACTCAAGATCGACATCAGGATCGTGGTCGCGAGCGTCGACACCTACCTGCGGTTCGCCGAGGCCTGCAACCGCCTCGACCTGGAGGCCGGCCGCAAGGCTCCGACCCAGCTCACCGACATCGTCGGCGAGGTCACCGAGAAGGGTGCGCGCGGCAAGAGCAAGGGCGCACTGTCCGGCGCTGTCGAGGCTGTCGCCGACACCCTCCACCTCGGACGCGACGAGGACGAGGAGGAGCCGGAACCCGAACCCAGGCGGACCCGGCCGGCCCGCAGGCCCGCACGACGCCGGGAGGAATGA
- a CDS encoding gas vesicle protein, with protein sequence MSDPIADRLGALPSRSAPAYSQGSSANLADILERVLDKGIVIAGDIQINLLDIELLTIKLRLLIASVDKAKEMGIDWWERDPALSSRADGRPSLAEENRRLRAELDSLRRGAEIAPGAGEDTADSAEAPPSAAAGARSRPTRRRQP encoded by the coding sequence ATGAGCGACCCCATCGCCGACCGGCTCGGCGCGCTGCCCTCCCGCTCCGCCCCCGCCTACAGCCAGGGATCCTCCGCGAACCTCGCCGACATCCTCGAACGGGTCCTCGACAAGGGCATCGTCATCGCGGGCGACATCCAGATCAACCTCCTCGACATCGAGCTCCTCACCATCAAACTGCGCCTGCTCATCGCCTCGGTGGACAAGGCCAAGGAGATGGGCATCGACTGGTGGGAGCGCGATCCCGCACTCTCCTCCCGGGCCGACGGCCGTCCGTCCCTCGCGGAGGAGAACAGGCGCCTGCGGGCGGAGCTCGACTCCCTTCGCCGCGGCGCCGAGATCGCTCCCGGAGCAGGTGAGGACACCGCCGACTCCGCTGAGGCGCCGCCGTCCGCCGCCGCCGGAGCGCGGTCACGTCCGACCCGCCGGAGGCAGCCGTGA
- a CDS encoding histone protein codes for MNDTTKAALAAAVAGGYVLGRAKKGRMAFAVATYLAGRRFDLDPRRLATEGLRRLGEIPQVAELNDQVKGELLDAGKHALASAADRRIGEFADSLRERRLNVRKPKPDEGRDEDESDDDEPYEEDEYEEDEYEEDEPAEEAEDEEPHGEEEEPDEEEEPQAPRRRRRTAPSAERPRSSRASSKPAPAARKPAKKTAAPTAGRSPAKSSQAKSSPAKRSTGRATPAKTASAKPAAKKASPAKKSAPAKRAPAKKTAARKTAAQKTTTAAKTAAKPSGRSTRRR; via the coding sequence ATGAACGACACCACCAAGGCCGCCCTGGCAGCCGCCGTCGCCGGCGGCTACGTGCTGGGGCGGGCCAAGAAGGGGCGCATGGCGTTCGCCGTCGCCACCTACCTCGCCGGCCGCCGGTTCGACCTCGATCCGCGGCGGCTCGCCACCGAGGGTCTCCGCAGACTCGGCGAGATCCCTCAGGTAGCCGAGCTGAACGACCAGGTCAAGGGCGAGCTGCTCGACGCCGGCAAACACGCGCTGGCCAGTGCGGCCGACCGTCGCATCGGAGAATTCGCCGACTCCCTCCGCGAGCGGAGGCTGAACGTCCGCAAGCCGAAGCCGGACGAGGGCCGGGACGAGGACGAGTCGGACGACGACGAGCCGTACGAGGAGGACGAGTACGAGGAGGACGAGTACGAGGAGGACGAACCAGCCGAGGAGGCAGAGGACGAGGAGCCGCACGGCGAGGAGGAGGAGCCGGACGAGGAGGAGGAACCGCAGGCACCCCGCCGACGCCGTCGGACCGCGCCTTCCGCCGAACGCCCGCGCTCCTCGCGTGCCTCGTCCAAGCCTGCCCCGGCCGCGCGCAAGCCCGCCAAGAAGACGGCTGCACCCACAGCCGGGCGGAGCCCGGCCAAAAGCAGCCAGGCCAAGAGCAGCCCGGCCAAGCGCTCGACGGGCCGCGCCACCCCGGCCAAGACCGCCTCCGCCAAGCCCGCCGCGAAGAAGGCCTCCCCGGCCAAGAAGTCGGCCCCCGCCAAGAGGGCTCCCGCGAAGAAGACGGCGGCCCGGAAGACCGCGGCCCAGAAGACCACGACGGCGGCGAAGACCGCGGCCAAGCCGTCCGGGCGCTCCACCCGACGGAGGTAG
- a CDS encoding GvpL/GvpF family gas vesicle protein — MALYVYAVVGAGHPVHLDGLEGVGVTPAALRTVEAGPLRAVVGEAPDGLRPKRRDLLAHQAVQERLMNDGTVLPMRFGLTAPDEGTVVTALNDRRAEYLQRLEELEGCAEYHLKAAVDEDELLRRILSDNPPARELNDRIRAGDQGPDLPLALGELVAGEVQARHEALAAGIMGALQPFALRDLATPPTGTDFLNVSFLVAEDRRAAFLAAEKKLFADFGDDIDGRLHGPLPPYSFV; from the coding sequence ATGGCCCTCTACGTGTACGCCGTCGTCGGTGCCGGACACCCCGTGCACCTGGACGGGCTCGAGGGCGTCGGCGTGACGCCGGCGGCGCTGCGCACCGTCGAGGCCGGGCCGCTCCGGGCGGTGGTCGGCGAGGCCCCCGACGGCCTGCGCCCCAAGCGCCGTGACCTGCTGGCCCACCAGGCCGTGCAGGAGCGGCTCATGAACGACGGGACCGTCCTGCCGATGCGCTTCGGGCTCACCGCCCCCGACGAGGGCACCGTCGTCACCGCCCTCAACGACCGCCGTGCCGAGTACCTCCAGCGCCTCGAAGAGCTGGAGGGGTGCGCCGAGTACCATCTCAAAGCCGCCGTGGACGAGGACGAACTCCTGCGTCGGATCCTCAGTGACAACCCGCCGGCACGCGAGCTCAACGACCGGATCAGGGCCGGGGATCAGGGCCCGGACCTCCCGCTGGCCCTCGGCGAACTCGTCGCCGGAGAGGTCCAGGCCCGGCACGAGGCACTCGCCGCCGGGATCATGGGGGCCCTGCAGCCCTTCGCCCTCCGTGATCTCGCCACCCCGCCGACCGGGACCGACTTCCTCAACGTCTCCTTCCTCGTCGCCGAGGACCGCCGGGCCGCCTTTCTCGCCGCCGAGAAGAAGCTGTTCGCCGACTTCGGCGACGACATCGACGGCCGGTTGCACGGCCCCCTTCCGCCCTACAGCTTCGTCTGA
- a CDS encoding GvpL/GvpF family gas vesicle protein codes for MTSTLSYTYAVARPTPDLAEALTRTAGVARAPVHLVHAAGNRDVAAVVSPVGADDFGQEALRRHLEDLDWLEAVARAHHGVVEIAAARTTVLPLRLATVHLDDGRVRQILDDRHDELAAQLDRIAHQQEWGVKLYLAPAADPPPPPADPDLTPGRAYLRGRRARRLTQEDARRAAGTAAARIEAVAGSHATALTRHPVQQGQLATGPGDNILNVSCLVPVAHADAFRDALAHTVDDLPAVRIDITGPWAPYSFAAAPGSAEPGPELP; via the coding sequence GTGACCTCCACCCTCAGCTACACCTACGCCGTCGCCCGCCCCACCCCGGACCTGGCCGAGGCGCTGACCCGGACCGCAGGCGTCGCCCGTGCACCCGTCCACCTGGTCCACGCCGCAGGCAACCGGGACGTGGCCGCCGTGGTGAGCCCGGTCGGCGCCGACGACTTCGGGCAGGAGGCCCTCCGCCGGCACCTGGAGGACCTCGACTGGCTGGAGGCCGTCGCGCGCGCCCACCACGGCGTGGTCGAGATCGCCGCCGCCCGGACGACCGTCCTTCCGCTCCGGCTCGCCACCGTCCACCTCGACGACGGCAGGGTGCGGCAGATCCTCGACGACCGCCACGACGAACTCGCGGCGCAGCTGGACCGGATCGCCCACCAGCAGGAATGGGGGGTGAAGCTCTACCTCGCACCCGCCGCCGACCCCCCGCCGCCCCCTGCGGACCCGGACCTCACACCGGGGCGCGCCTACCTGCGCGGCCGCCGTGCCCGGCGCCTCACCCAGGAGGACGCCCGACGCGCCGCCGGGACGGCGGCGGCCCGCATCGAGGCCGTCGCCGGCTCCCACGCCACGGCCCTGACCCGGCACCCGGTCCAGCAGGGGCAACTCGCGACCGGGCCGGGCGACAACATCCTGAACGTCTCCTGCCTCGTCCCGGTGGCGCACGCGGATGCGTTCCGCGACGCCCTCGCCCACACCGTCGATGACCTGCCCGCCGTCCGCATCGACATCACCGGTCCCTGGGCGCCCTACTCCTTCGCCGCGGCTCCAGGCTCCGCCGAACCCGGCCCGGAACTCCCGTGA
- a CDS encoding gas vesicle protein: protein MASGNEGEARPRKRAAADPAEPRASAKARRPRGDEPRAGSGRRIPAPQAMRHAAGQLAELLGRTPESVSALKPTEDGWQADVEVLELERIPDTTSVLASYRVSLDAHGDLVAYERIHRYTRGQIDRRT, encoded by the coding sequence ATGGCGTCAGGCAACGAAGGCGAGGCGCGGCCGCGCAAACGGGCCGCCGCGGATCCCGCCGAGCCCCGCGCCTCCGCGAAGGCGCGCCGTCCACGCGGCGATGAGCCCCGAGCCGGTTCCGGGCGTCGCATCCCGGCACCCCAGGCCATGCGCCACGCGGCCGGGCAGCTCGCCGAACTCCTCGGCCGCACGCCGGAATCCGTGTCCGCACTCAAGCCGACCGAGGACGGCTGGCAGGCCGACGTGGAAGTGCTGGAACTGGAGCGGATCCCCGACACGACCAGCGTCCTGGCCAGCTACCGGGTGTCGCTCGACGCGCACGGCGACCTGGTGGCCTACGAGCGGATCCACCGATACACACGAGGCCAGATCGACCGTCGGACGTGA